One stretch of Sporichthyaceae bacterium DNA includes these proteins:
- a CDS encoding PASTA domain-containing protein, with product MGGRRGPWENARQAWERLHGWVSAAHADGGVPALEALDDIGEVRRVLDQAELEAVRTARRHGRSWAEIATRLGVTRQSAWERWRDLDEPAAAASVVEALPLTVVVDEVLGRAAGEARRRATVRVPNVVGLQYDDARDVLRDMALVAIVPDPDAPPIFGGTVTDQSPEAGAKVPAGSAVTLWVERGGGSGVREPRRPGPDPRRAVEHAPEPVPGDRAVG from the coding sequence GTGGGCGGCCGTCGCGGACCGTGGGAGAACGCCCGGCAGGCGTGGGAACGCCTGCACGGGTGGGTTTCCGCTGCGCACGCGGACGGCGGGGTGCCCGCGTTGGAGGCGCTGGACGACATCGGTGAGGTGCGTCGGGTGCTGGACCAGGCGGAGTTGGAGGCGGTGCGCACCGCCCGCCGACACGGCCGCTCCTGGGCGGAGATCGCGACCCGGCTGGGGGTTACCCGGCAGTCCGCCTGGGAGCGCTGGCGGGACCTCGACGAACCGGCCGCCGCCGCGTCGGTGGTCGAGGCGCTACCGCTGACGGTGGTGGTCGACGAGGTACTCGGGCGGGCGGCCGGCGAGGCCCGGCGCCGCGCCACCGTGCGGGTGCCGAACGTGGTTGGCCTGCAATACGACGACGCCCGCGACGTGTTGCGGGACATGGCCCTGGTGGCCATCGTTCCCGATCCCGATGCCCCGCCGATTTTCGGCGGCACGGTCACCGACCAGAGCCCGGAGGCGGGCGCCAAGGTGCCCGCCGGTTCCGCGGTCACCCTGTGGGTGGAACGCGGCGGCGGCTCCGGCGTCCGCGAACCCCGTCGCCCCGGCCCGGACCCGCGGCGTGCCGTCGAGCACGCCCCGGAGCCGGTGCCCGGCGACCGCGCGGTGGGCTGA
- a CDS encoding acyl-CoA dehydrogenase family protein, with product MAIDFTLTPEQQALQGDARGFAAAVLSEVRALIDPLPRPEDRFFATQPIYAQMAKGGFVHALFPQAYGGGGLSALDFAIAAEELTRVDINVPTTLLATGLGMEPILGFGTEEQKRQFVSEILAEPENRLASFAFTEVAGGANFDCPDPAAGVQTSARLDGDEWVINGQKHFTTNGSGWDGNGAHLFTVVCRTDLTKPPAQSLAVIVVPGATPGVEVVGYLDTAGHRAVASPRVHFHDVRVPAGNILGKPGDGEAICRRSFSWTAAMIGSACVGVMRAAFDEAFEFAKTDKRSGNVPVIEHQNAGYMLADLKMRIEAARYLTWKACHQLDLTERRSDELAIMTKVYCSELAVQVVYDAMRLVGVNSYSDLSPLSGLMQDALCFPLYDGGNMGVRRRQLHTMFKSPGYDPMASAEAR from the coding sequence ATGGCGATCGACTTCACCCTCACCCCCGAGCAGCAGGCACTGCAGGGCGACGCGCGCGGCTTCGCCGCCGCGGTGCTCTCCGAGGTTCGCGCGCTCATCGACCCGCTGCCGCGGCCGGAGGACCGGTTCTTCGCCACCCAACCCATCTACGCGCAGATGGCCAAGGGCGGGTTCGTGCATGCGCTGTTCCCGCAGGCATACGGCGGCGGTGGGCTGTCCGCGCTGGACTTCGCGATCGCCGCGGAGGAGCTGACCCGGGTCGACATCAACGTGCCGACCACGCTGCTGGCCACCGGCCTGGGCATGGAGCCGATCCTGGGCTTCGGCACGGAGGAGCAGAAACGCCAGTTCGTCTCCGAGATTCTGGCCGAGCCGGAGAACCGGTTGGCATCCTTCGCGTTCACCGAGGTCGCCGGGGGGGCCAACTTCGATTGCCCGGACCCGGCCGCCGGCGTGCAGACCTCCGCGCGGCTGGACGGCGATGAGTGGGTGATCAACGGTCAAAAGCACTTCACCACCAACGGCAGCGGGTGGGACGGCAACGGGGCGCACCTGTTCACCGTGGTCTGCCGCACTGACCTGACCAAGCCGCCGGCGCAATCGCTGGCGGTGATCGTGGTGCCGGGCGCGACGCCGGGCGTCGAGGTCGTCGGCTACCTGGACACGGCCGGGCACCGCGCCGTTGCCTCCCCGCGGGTGCACTTTCACGATGTGCGGGTGCCCGCGGGCAACATCCTCGGCAAGCCCGGCGACGGCGAGGCGATCTGCCGCCGCTCGTTCTCGTGGACCGCGGCGATGATCGGGTCGGCTTGTGTCGGCGTGATGCGCGCCGCGTTCGACGAGGCCTTCGAGTTCGCGAAGACCGACAAGCGATCGGGCAACGTGCCGGTCATCGAGCATCAGAACGCCGGCTACATGCTGGCCGACCTGAAGATGCGCATCGAGGCCGCGCGGTACCTGACCTGGAAGGCCTGCCACCAGCTCGACCTCACCGAACGGCGCAGCGACGAGCTGGCCATCATGACCAAGGTCTACTGCTCCGAGCTGGCGGTGCAGGTGGTCTACGACGCGATGCGGCTGGTGGGCGTGAACAGCTACTCCGACCTGTCGCCGTTGTCCGGGCTGATGCAGGACGCGTTGTGCTTCCCGCTGTATGACGGCGGCAACATGGGCGTGCGGCGGCGACAGCTGCACACGATGTTCAAGTCACCCGGCTACGACCCCATGGCCTCCGCCGAGGCCCGCTGA
- a CDS encoding gluconokinase, which translates to MTAREGPKPVLVLMGVSGAGKSSVAALLAGRLGWPFAEGDDMHPQANIDKMAAGHSLDDDDRWPWLERVATWIQDRVADGAGGIVTCSALKRRYRDVLRGPGVLFVYLTSSKEQIAERLLARHGHFMPAALLDSQFADLEPPGPNEHVLTVEVTGSAQETAAKVLAGLDEGPRT; encoded by the coding sequence GTGACCGCACGCGAGGGCCCGAAGCCCGTCCTCGTGCTCATGGGCGTCTCCGGCGCCGGGAAATCCAGCGTGGCGGCGCTACTGGCGGGGCGGCTGGGCTGGCCTTTCGCCGAGGGCGACGACATGCACCCGCAGGCCAACATCGACAAGATGGCCGCCGGTCATTCGCTCGACGACGATGACCGATGGCCGTGGCTGGAGCGGGTCGCGACCTGGATCCAGGACCGGGTGGCCGACGGTGCCGGCGGCATCGTCACCTGCTCCGCGCTGAAGCGTCGCTACCGCGATGTGCTGCGCGGGCCGGGGGTGCTGTTCGTGTACCTGACCAGCTCCAAGGAGCAGATCGCCGAACGGCTGCTGGCCCGGCACGGACACTTCATGCCCGCCGCGCTGCTCGACTCCCAGTTCGCCGACCTCGAACCACCCGGTCCGAACGAGCACGTGCTGACCGTCGAGGTCACCGGCAGCGCGCAGGAGACCGCAGCGAAGGTGCTGGCAGGCCTCGACGAGGGACCACGCACATGA
- a CDS encoding gluconate:H+ symporter produces the protein MIITAAALPAAVPTGAPWNSHDTRLVAVTLGGIALIVAFIVVLKLHPFLALLVGSMAVAFAAGVPTDKVISNFESGVGSTLQEVGLLIALGAALGRLLADSGGSDQVIETLLSRTRHALLPWAMMLVAVIIGLPMFFEIGLVLLLPVIVLIAHRSDYPLMRIAIPALAGLSALHGLIPPHPGPLIAISSVHAQLGTTLALGILVAIPTVALCGPLLGWVLARWVPVTAANAPSAPRDNGPVPDRRPSFAVAVGTIVFPVVLMLGKAGADITWDTGHPPQARRILDFIGEPLVALTLGVLLAMITFGHAVGFTGSEISSKLTAAVGPVAAVILIVGAGGGFKQTLIGAGVGNSVAKFANGAHLSVLVLGYLIAVLIRLATGSATVATVTSAGVVAPLAGDLTSTHAALLALAIGAGSVFLSHVNDAGFWLVKELFGLTVGQTFKTWSVMETALSLVAFGLVMALSVVI, from the coding sequence ATGATCATCACGGCGGCGGCGCTGCCCGCCGCGGTGCCCACCGGCGCCCCGTGGAACTCTCACGACACCCGCCTGGTCGCGGTCACCCTCGGCGGCATCGCGCTGATCGTGGCGTTCATCGTGGTGCTGAAACTGCACCCGTTCCTCGCGCTGCTTGTCGGGTCGATGGCCGTCGCCTTCGCCGCGGGAGTGCCCACCGACAAGGTGATCTCCAACTTCGAGTCCGGCGTCGGCTCGACCCTGCAGGAAGTGGGCCTGCTGATCGCGCTGGGCGCGGCGCTCGGGCGCTTGCTCGCCGATTCCGGCGGCTCGGATCAGGTGATCGAGACTTTGCTTTCCCGCACCCGGCACGCGCTGTTGCCCTGGGCGATGATGCTGGTCGCGGTGATCATCGGGCTGCCGATGTTCTTCGAGATCGGCCTGGTGCTGCTGTTGCCGGTGATCGTGCTGATCGCGCACCGCTCGGACTACCCCCTGATGCGCATCGCCATCCCGGCGCTCGCGGGTCTGTCCGCGCTGCACGGCCTGATCCCGCCGCACCCCGGGCCGTTGATCGCCATCTCCTCGGTGCACGCGCAGTTGGGCACGACATTGGCGTTGGGCATCCTGGTGGCCATCCCCACCGTGGCGCTCTGCGGACCGCTGCTGGGCTGGGTGCTGGCCCGCTGGGTTCCGGTGACGGCGGCCAACGCACCCTCGGCCCCCCGTGACAACGGGCCGGTGCCCGACCGACGTCCGAGCTTCGCCGTGGCGGTGGGCACCATCGTCTTCCCGGTGGTGCTGATGCTGGGCAAGGCCGGGGCAGACATCACGTGGGACACCGGCCACCCACCGCAGGCCCGCCGCATCCTCGACTTCATCGGCGAACCGTTGGTAGCGCTGACCCTCGGCGTGCTGTTGGCGATGATCACCTTCGGGCACGCGGTCGGATTCACCGGCTCGGAGATCTCCTCGAAGCTCACCGCGGCGGTCGGCCCGGTGGCCGCGGTCATCCTCATCGTGGGCGCCGGTGGCGGCTTCAAGCAGACACTGATCGGCGCGGGCGTGGGCAACTCGGTGGCGAAGTTCGCCAACGGGGCACACCTGTCCGTGTTGGTGCTCGGTTACCTGATTGCGGTGCTGATCCGGTTGGCCACCGGCTCCGCCACCGTCGCCACGGTGACCTCCGCCGGTGTGGTCGCGCCGCTGGCGGGCGATCTGACGTCGACTCACGCCGCTTTGCTGGCGCTGGCCATCGGCGCCGGCTCGGTGTTCCTCTCCCACGTCAATGACGCCGGCTTCTGGTTGGTCAAAGAACTGTTCGGGCTGACCGTCGGCCAGACATTCAAGACCTGGTCAGTCATGGAAACGGCGCTGTCCTTGGTCGCCTTCGGCCTGGTGATGGCCCTCTCCGTGGTGATTTAG
- the paaZ gene encoding phenylacetic acid degradation bifunctional protein PaaZ, producing the protein MSDLLESYANGAWFRASDAGDPLLDAATGAEVARISATGLDLAAMAAHARNVGGPAIRALTFPQRAALLKQLAAFLSGDSDSLYALSARTGATKRDSMVDIDGGFGTTFVYASKGAKELPDDTILVDGADEPLGKNGVFAGRHIWSSRPGVAVQINAFNFPVWGMLEKMAPAFLAGLPSIVKPASQTAYLTEAVVRRIVSSEILPEGSLQLLCGSASGLLDVLGEQDSVAFTGSAHTAGVLRSHPAVLNRGVALQVEADSLNCSILGPDVTVDQAEFDLFVKGVVTEMTVKAGQKCTAIRRVLVPEAMADPVIEAISAKLAGITVGNPANSSVRMGALASLGQRAEVRKAVEALRSSAEIVFGSPDRVDVVDADAERGAFLSPVLLRARASAVEPHDVEPFGPVSTVLSYSSVDEAVALAARGKGSLVGSLVTADSAVAREVVRGVAPWHGRVLVLDAVAAPDNTGHGTPMPTLVHGGPGRAGGGEELGGIRGVLHYMQRTAVQGSPAMLDAITG; encoded by the coding sequence ATGTCCGACCTGCTGGAGAGCTACGCGAACGGTGCCTGGTTCCGCGCGTCCGATGCGGGGGACCCGTTGCTGGACGCCGCGACCGGTGCGGAGGTCGCACGGATCTCCGCGACCGGGTTGGATCTCGCGGCGATGGCCGCGCACGCGCGCAACGTCGGCGGGCCGGCGATCCGGGCGCTGACGTTTCCGCAGCGCGCTGCGCTGCTCAAGCAATTGGCGGCATTCCTGTCCGGGGACTCCGACTCGCTCTACGCGCTGTCCGCGCGCACCGGTGCGACCAAGCGCGACTCGATGGTGGACATCGACGGCGGCTTCGGTACGACGTTCGTCTACGCGAGCAAGGGTGCCAAGGAACTGCCGGACGACACCATCTTGGTCGACGGGGCCGACGAGCCGCTGGGCAAGAACGGCGTGTTCGCGGGCCGGCACATCTGGAGCTCGCGGCCGGGTGTCGCGGTGCAGATCAACGCGTTCAACTTCCCGGTCTGGGGGATGCTGGAGAAGATGGCGCCGGCGTTCCTGGCGGGGTTGCCGTCGATTGTGAAGCCGGCCAGTCAGACTGCGTACCTGACCGAGGCCGTGGTGCGACGCATCGTCTCCTCGGAAATTCTGCCCGAGGGATCGCTGCAGTTGTTGTGCGGTTCTGCGTCGGGGTTGCTCGACGTGCTGGGCGAGCAGGACTCGGTGGCGTTCACCGGTTCCGCGCACACCGCGGGGGTGCTGCGCTCGCACCCGGCGGTATTGAACCGCGGCGTTGCGTTGCAGGTCGAGGCCGATTCGCTGAATTGTTCCATCCTGGGACCTGATGTGACGGTGGATCAGGCCGAGTTCGACCTGTTCGTCAAGGGCGTGGTCACCGAGATGACCGTCAAGGCGGGGCAGAAGTGCACGGCGATCCGTCGCGTGCTGGTGCCCGAGGCCATGGCCGATCCGGTGATCGAGGCGATTTCCGCGAAGCTTGCCGGTATCACCGTGGGCAACCCGGCGAATTCCTCGGTGCGGATGGGTGCGCTGGCCAGCCTCGGGCAGCGGGCCGAGGTGCGCAAAGCGGTGGAGGCGCTGCGCTCCTCCGCGGAGATCGTGTTCGGCTCGCCGGACCGGGTGGATGTCGTCGACGCCGATGCCGAGCGCGGCGCGTTCCTCTCCCCGGTGCTGCTACGCGCCCGCGCGAGCGCCGTCGAACCGCACGACGTGGAGCCGTTCGGCCCGGTGAGCACGGTGCTCAGCTATTCCTCGGTGGACGAGGCCGTGGCGCTCGCCGCGCGTGGCAAGGGTTCGCTGGTCGGCTCGCTGGTAACCGCCGACTCGGCTGTGGCGCGCGAGGTCGTGCGTGGCGTTGCCCCGTGGCACGGTCGCGTACTGGTGCTCGACGCGGTCGCCGCCCCGGACAACACCGGCCACGGCACCCCGATGCCGACCCTGGTGCACGGCGGCCCCGGCCGTGCCGGCGGCGGCGAGGAACTCGGGGGGATCCGCGGCGTCCTGCACTACATGCAGCGCACCGCCGTGCAGGGCTCCCCCGCCATGCTGGACGCCATCACCGGCTGA
- a CDS encoding SigB/SigF/SigG family RNA polymerase sigma factor, whose protein sequence is MSVVTPPQSEAVEDLDLFRDFAHATGVQRERLQEAIVARYTGLVKWIAGRYVNPAVDREELEQVGFLGLVLAIQRFDPERGSDFVSFARPTVQGEIRRYFRDKRRWIRLPRRVQTTKAVLAGATEKLTHQLGRAPTVAELAAELAVDEEIVLEAMTVDDHFTLYSLDTPTGADDHDAWTLADTIGSPDPTIDLFLDCRSVAPALAQLSERDRTLIELRFFHEMTQAEIGQQLGYSQMHVSRMLARVLGQLRESMQDS, encoded by the coding sequence ATGTCGGTAGTAACCCCCCCGCAATCCGAGGCTGTCGAAGACCTGGATTTGTTCCGCGACTTCGCCCACGCCACCGGCGTGCAGCGAGAGCGCCTGCAGGAAGCCATCGTCGCGCGCTACACCGGGCTGGTGAAGTGGATCGCCGGGCGCTATGTCAACCCGGCGGTGGATCGGGAAGAGCTCGAACAGGTCGGTTTCCTCGGCCTGGTGCTCGCCATCCAGCGTTTCGACCCCGAGCGCGGCAGCGACTTCGTCTCCTTCGCCCGCCCCACGGTGCAGGGCGAGATCCGGCGGTACTTCCGCGACAAGCGGCGCTGGATCCGACTGCCGCGGCGGGTGCAGACCACCAAGGCCGTGCTGGCCGGCGCGACGGAGAAACTCACCCACCAGCTGGGCCGGGCTCCGACGGTGGCCGAGTTGGCCGCCGAGCTCGCCGTGGACGAGGAAATCGTGCTCGAGGCGATGACCGTCGATGACCACTTCACCTTGTATTCGCTGGACACGCCCACGGGTGCCGATGACCACGACGCGTGGACATTGGCCGACACGATCGGCTCGCCCGATCCGACGATCGACCTGTTCCTGGACTGCCGATCCGTGGCCCCGGCGCTGGCCCAGCTGTCCGAGCGGGACCGCACGCTGATCGAGTTGAGGTTCTTCCACGAGATGACCCAGGCCGAGATCGGCCAACAACTGGGGTACTCCCAAATGCACGTGTCCCGGATGCTCGCCCGGGTCCTCGGGCAACTTCGCGAGTCGATGCAGGACAGTTAG
- a CDS encoding GAF and ANTAR domain-containing protein has protein sequence MEASPGAFTKRFISRPPGIQNPCPASTERSIINGSWHAELGRQFTELARAMTPRGYLDAAGLVEVAATLLGRNVSAGLTLLPARGGPRTLAATDELPRVVDALQYSLSEGPCLEAIRNADLALSGDLAHDNRWPTFGPRCANELGVFSMLGVRLLLQGPERGALNFYAPPIGAFTETDGDRAAALSPFVSLVLQNELHSRRIADLEAALESSRQIGIGVGILMARHLIPAEDAFARLSRASQDLNRKLRDLAQQVELTGELPGSGDHDQAAASAS, from the coding sequence GTGGAAGCGTCACCCGGCGCATTCACCAAGCGATTCATTTCCCGGCCGCCGGGTATCCAGAACCCCTGCCCCGCGTCGACGGAGAGGTCGATCATCAACGGTTCGTGGCACGCCGAGCTGGGCCGACAGTTCACCGAGCTGGCCCGAGCGATGACCCCGCGGGGCTACCTCGATGCTGCGGGCCTGGTCGAGGTCGCCGCAACGCTGCTCGGGCGGAACGTCAGCGCCGGATTGACCCTGCTTCCCGCCCGCGGTGGTCCCCGCACGCTGGCCGCGACCGACGAGTTGCCGCGGGTCGTGGACGCCCTGCAGTACAGCCTGAGCGAGGGCCCCTGTCTGGAGGCCATCCGGAACGCCGACCTCGCACTCAGCGGCGATCTCGCGCACGATAACCGCTGGCCGACATTCGGGCCGCGGTGCGCCAATGAGCTGGGCGTGTTCAGCATGCTCGGCGTTCGGCTGCTGCTACAGGGTCCGGAGCGGGGCGCACTCAACTTTTATGCGCCACCGATAGGTGCATTCACCGAGACCGACGGCGACCGGGCCGCCGCACTGTCACCGTTTGTCTCGCTGGTGCTGCAGAACGAGCTGCACTCCCGCAGGATCGCCGACCTGGAGGCCGCCCTGGAGTCCAGCCGGCAAATCGGCATCGGGGTGGGCATCCTCATGGCCCGTCACCTGATCCCGGCGGAGGACGCGTTCGCCCGGCTGAGTCGCGCCAGCCAGGACCTTAACCGCAAGCTGCGCGACCTCGCCCAACAGGTCGAACTGACCGGTGAACTGCCGGGCTCCGGGGACCACGATCAGGCGGCGGCGTCGGCCTCCTAA
- a CDS encoding UdgX family uracil-DNA binding protein (This protein belongs to the uracil DNA glycosylase superfamily, members of which act in excision repair of DNA. However, it belongs more specifically to UdgX branch, whose founding member was found to bind uracil in DNA (where it does not belong), without cleaving it, appears to promote DNA repair by a pathway involving RecA, rather than base excision.), with amino-acid sequence MPRTANATDAPARPGAEQWVPQHADVDELAAAAGDCRGCELYANASQVVFGAGADHARCVLVGEQPGDVEDRRGEPFVGPAGGLLRRALAEVGLDTDELYLTNAVKHFRFTERGKRRLHQSPGPVHLTACRPWLSAELGEVQPELIVALGAIAGRALLGTKFRVTKERGRLLSPSERAEFGPPFPGTENAFLLATVHPSAVLRAEAREQAYLDFRGDLQVAATHLQHRH; translated from the coding sequence ATGCCCCGCACCGCCAATGCAACCGACGCGCCGGCCCGACCGGGCGCCGAGCAGTGGGTGCCGCAGCACGCCGATGTGGACGAATTGGCGGCCGCGGCCGGCGACTGTCGGGGCTGCGAGTTGTATGCAAACGCTTCGCAGGTGGTGTTCGGCGCGGGTGCCGACCACGCCCGCTGTGTGCTGGTCGGCGAGCAGCCCGGCGACGTCGAGGACCGCCGGGGTGAGCCGTTCGTCGGCCCTGCCGGTGGGCTGCTGCGCCGGGCCCTCGCCGAGGTTGGCCTGGACACCGACGAGCTGTACCTGACCAACGCCGTCAAGCACTTCCGGTTCACCGAGCGCGGCAAACGCAGGCTGCATCAATCGCCGGGGCCGGTTCATCTGACGGCCTGCCGGCCATGGCTGAGCGCCGAACTCGGCGAGGTGCAACCGGAGCTGATCGTCGCGCTGGGGGCCATCGCGGGGCGCGCCCTGCTCGGCACCAAGTTCCGGGTGACGAAGGAACGCGGCCGATTGCTTTCACCCAGTGAACGCGCCGAGTTCGGTCCGCCCTTTCCCGGCACCGAGAACGCGTTCTTGCTGGCCACCGTCCATCCCTCGGCCGTGCTGCGCGCCGAAGCGCGCGAGCAGGCCTATCTCGACTTCCGCGGCGACCTGCAGGTTGCCGCCACACATCTGCAGCATCGGCATTGA